DNA sequence from the Thalassotalea sp. 273M-4 genome:
GTTTGGAGAATTTCGTGGCGCTAATATCTCTACTTGCCTGATAGGAAAACTCTTTGTTTTTAAATAACGCTTTAGTCTCATCTAGATCTGCTGTTACAGCTTCCAACTTTTGAGTTTTAAAAACCTTCTTCTTCAACTCAAAACACAATTCTTGAGTGGGCGAAAAATAAATTTCAGGTTTAAGCACTTCAAAATATGCCGTTCCATTCTTTTTTTCTCGACCAGACCTTTGCACGCTCAAGTAAAGCTCTGCGTTATAAAAGCTTGGAGAAAACTCATATTTATCCTTGGTTTGCTCCATAAACTCTGTCTTAAGCTGCAAGCTAATTAGTCCAGATATCAAACGCTCCTTTTGTGATTTACTTAGTTGAGATAATTCCTCAACCAATACAGCGTAGTTAGGTAAAATATGAGTTAAATAGAAAAAATATACTTCATACGAGCCATTGTTATATAGCTTTACCATCTCATATTGAACATTTTTATCTTTAGATAACTTAAGCTCTCTACGAATTGATATTTTTATCTCTCGATGAATTCTTTGCTCAAATTCAGCTTGACTCTTTTCTTCCTTAACGAAAGACTTAGACTTACAGCCTATGTATAAATCACTATTAAGTGATTGAAATAATGATGCTATAAGTTCATTGAGCTCACCGTGAACATCAATAATATTAGTGGATGCTGCTGGCATATTATTGGCAAGAATAGTACTTTGATAAGTCATTACACATTTCCTTGAAGTAAAGTTGATACCACACGATTAAGTGCAATTCTTTGTTTAAGCTGACTACCGTCAAAATATTGTGTGGTTTCACCATATGCATTTCTTTTGTGTTTTGGTCTATAGCTAGATTCTTCTTTAAAAAGGTTCAAATAATAGAGTTTCCCGCTGTTATCAACTTCTTGCTCATGGTTCAATGAATTGTTCTCTAAGCGCCCATTTACATACATGTAATGAACTTCATCATAAGTACAACTAACGTATTCTGAGATAGTATTAATCTTTGATAGTGCTTTTTTATGAGTACTTTTAGAAAGCACGGCTTTATCTAAACTAGATGACCAATTCTTAACGTCAATGCATAACAACATTCCCTCGACTTCTACATAAAAGTCAAAAAGCTCATACGCTCTTTTTCCAACCCTTTTAATAACTTCCTGAGTAGATAGCGGAGTAACGTTAAGTTTATCTAGGAGCAGAGAAAACAAGTGTTCTCCTACATTACCTTTAATCAATTTGATAAATTTTGGGTGAGGTACATACTTTTGGAAAGCACCTAAGGATATTGATGCACTTTCACGAACGAGCGTTGTGACAAGGTTATCCTGAGTGAATTCCATTTTACTGGTGTAGTCTAAAGATATCATTTTTTCTGGGCGATATAGGCGATCTCCATTGACTATATCAGTCAATATTTCTGGAGATTTATCGCTGTAACAGAGCTTTAAACTCTGCTTATTTCCGTCTAACCGTATGTACATTTTATCAATTGCTGCGGCGACCAATTTATCACTTTTTGCTATTTGAGATGCTTGTAATTGTTGAATGTACTTTTCTGGGTTACTGGCAGACGTTATCTTTCTTAATAATTCATTAAACTCCATAGAATCATCATCACCTCTTCGGGCGTCTTCAATTATCTCGGGGACTGTTACTTCAAAAAATTCATTCAAAAGCTCTCCTGATGATTTGACCTCTAATTCAAACGCCTCTCTCTCAGACTCTGTTTTGAATCCGACCTCAAGGCTTCTTTCGTGACATTCAGTTTTAAAGCGATGATTTAGTAACGACATACTTTCGAAAAAAATGTCATTTTTAGGGTCTTTAGATAACCTCGAAAACTGAACAGCCGCTATATCAGCAATATCAGATGCCATATATATTTCACTAAGCATATTCGCATCTTTTCTTTCAATGCGACCAATGGCTTGCATAATAGCTTTCAGTAACTCAAGTTCATGCTCATAATTCAAGAATCGGTAATCTTTACCATGAACGAGATTTACCTCAAACTCGCTAAGTGCTTTGTCTTCAGAAGTATCTGAAATGCGCTTCATTATTGATAGACAATTAGCTAACGAATAAAGCGTTTTTTCGCCGGTTGCACTATCTTTTATAACTTGGCTCCAGAAAGGAGAATTAACTAACACCAGTCGCTCAAAATCAACCTCGAATCTACTCCCCGGTTCATTGAGGTATTCAACAAAATAGTTTAACCCTGTGCCGGCACCTTTGTAGGTAGACATAAACGCCAACTTCAAATTGTTTGAATCAACTTGAACAAACTTTCTAACATCAACCTCTTTATTAAGCTCAGCATTAAAAAGCACAGTTTGAATTACAGGTTTACCTTGGAAAGGAGTAAATTGGAATATTCTTCCCTTTTTATCTAACCCTCTAAATCCTTCAGGTTTAGCAGCTTTTCCTGCCCTTATTGCCATTACATATTTTTTTAAGGCTCCTAAAAAGTTACCCGATAACGCTAAAGATAGTGTATGTTTTCCATCATATGCACAAAGTAACCAGGCTGATAATTGCCTTTTAAATTCAATCGTTTTGTATTTATCTTGCTTATAACTGTAATCTTTTAACTTGCGATACCAGAGCTCAAAAGTAGCCTTAAAATCATCTGTTAGTACACGTTCATCTATAACTTCACGGTTTTCATCAAACACGTGAAACTGAACTTTCCTCAATTCAGCTCTTGTTTCTCTTAAATTAACGAGTGTATCTTTTGAATCTGAATCTCTAACAACAATTTCTACGCCTAGGTTATTAGTACCTTCACAACAGTATTTTCTCAAAAAAGGTTGGTTATATTGACCAACAATATTTTTATTTATGCCACTTGTAGCACTTAGCGCTATTACTGCATTTTGTGTATTGTGCAGCATCCGTAGAATTGAAACTTCGGGTTGTTCTTTAATTAAGTTCAAAGAAAAATTTACATAAGTGAGCTTTTCTAATGACGGCTCTCTAAATTCAAGTAACTTTTGTGGGATTAAAGAAAACACCGTTTTTGGGTGAAAGTATGTATAAAAATGATCAATCTGAATTTCCTCACTCTCATCTGGGCGATCAAACATACTTTCAACTTCAGATGCTACCGTTCTGGCTTTCTTCATGAATTTGTATAACGGGTAGTTTTGGCTACTATCTCCGCCCTGTTTCAGTGACTTAACAAATTCAGATGAAGATTTGAACTCTTTAGCTGCTGCTGCTAAAACAGCCATAGTTACTTGATAAACATCATGCAGCGATAAAGTGTTATCAGATTTATCGGTAGTATAATAAAGCTGGCATGTACCCGTACCATGAGCTAATCGAACTTTAATTCTTTTTAGACCATCTTCATTAAAGTAACGCTTAGGGGTAAAACAAAAAGCATTCCTTGTTAGATTAATTATTTGCTCTGCATCACCATGCCTTATCTGAACAAAATCAATATTTCCTGCAAATGTAGTTAAGACTGATTTCAAATTGAGACCCGCCGATAAATCACAATATTTAGAAAGGTTATCTTTAATCCTTTCTATAAAAGCTAACTTATCAGCGTAAAATGGCGTGTATTCAATATCACTTTCAACGGTTTCCGTTGCTTGCATATATATTCGATAAACACCGGCAAATACATGGGCTAGCTGAATATCTGGGGTAATTAAAGTAGTCGTTGCAGAATCAGAGAAAAGCTTGTGTGCATCATGTAATTCATCGATGACAACTGTAAAGCCTATTCCTTTATCACGGAAGTAATTAGAATCATCAGCCTCGAAAAAGTCCTCTTTTAAAAACTCGACTCTTTTCTCATGTTTATCAGATAGGTGAATACCGGTTCTAATATTAGAATCCGTCAGATGCTTTTTTCCACCAACAATGCAATCAAATGGCATTGATTTAAAGGAAAACAGTCCTTGATGATTTTTTTGAGGCAACCGAATATTAAGATCAAACTTGTTAGTTGTAGCAAGCATGATACAAGGTTTAACCATTGCTACAGAAAACGGAATACAGTGTTTAATAATTGCAGTTCGAAACATGTCTAATTCAGTATTAGACTCAAACAAAGCCTCTAAATCCACGGGGGAAGAATTATAATTTAAGCAGGCCAAAGATAAATCAAACAACGTTTTTTCCATATTTCTGCGCTGTTCTTCAAGTTGCTTCTTCAAGTCACTTATAAGCTCTGCATTATCCGCTTCATAGGTTTTTACCTCCGTATTAATACGGTTTTGAAGTGATTCAACTGTTCTTACTGACTGTGCAAGCCTAGTTAACCCTTTTTCTAACGATTTATACTTGGTTTTCTTCTTAATCCACGTTGTGTAAAGAACACTATTTTTTATTTTTTCGCCATTTGGTGAGCTAACCCAGCTCTCAAATTCGAGATCTGTAAGATCTAACATAGAAAGAAACGCGACAAACTCAATACCGGCGTTGTGTGCTTTACTAACTAAGCTTGAATCAAAATCAAATTGTGATTTTTGTGGACTAACAAAAACAAGGTTTGTAAATTGACCGCTAATATTTGGCTTAGTGGAATAATCTATGTACTCGGAAATAACACCATAGGATTTGCCAAAGCCAGTTCCATCATTTGATTGAATCAAACAAGGCCTATTGTGGTTAGTTACATTATACAATTGGGATGCATGAGCCCTATATTTATTAACTGCATCTTTCAGTTTATTTTCGGGTTGTAACTTACCAACGGAAACAGCTATAGGTTCGTCTTCTTGAAGGTATGTTCTGTCTGAAAATTGATACCCTTTAGAACTATCATGAACTAGAAGACCTGCCCTAACTAATTCATACTTTATATTCAGTTCACTTATCTCGAATTGCTCACTTAATAGAGATAGGCAATCTTGCAGTGGACTACTAATTTTGATCAATTCGGTTAGTGCCAACTCAAGTTGAGTTGCTCTTTCTGTAGATAACCTTTCAAATTGTGGATGAATACTAAACTGCTCAATAGAAACGTTAGCATCTCTTTTATAAAAAACACCATCTCTATAACTAGTACGGTTATTAGCCTTAAAAAAACCCATTTTAGCTAACATGAATAAAACAGCACGAGGTTCTTCATCAACTTGTTCAGCAATACAATGTATTACCTCACTTGACTCATTTACTTCCTTCAAAGCTACTAACTTTTTATCATGCATCTTAGCAATAACAAATAGTTGCTCTTTTTTTCCATTAGTCCATTTCATGAATAATCTCTAATACTATTAATCTTCAAATTACATTACATAATAAGAAATACCGTAGCTTTGCCTACCAGCAGTAATTACATTTAAAACCATTTAGCCTTTCGGTGGATATGGATCATTACCGTAACTATTTTTCTCTCTGATTTGACCGTTCTTACCATGTATTAGCATTTCTGAACCTTGATTCTGTGCGATAGAGCGAGCCTGTGCTGCCGCTTCTGCCTGCGTGCTGTGAACTGATGTAGCTTTAGAGTTACCAGCGCCTTTAACAGCCCAACCAGAGTCATGTGGTACTACATGTTGATTTTTTCCTGACATTTTTTACTCCTTATTAAACAATTTAATAAACCTATATAGCGAACATATCTAGGTGCTCACACAACCACCCGCGCAGTTCAATTAATAATCTACCGTATACTGATGATACAATCAAGATATAATTTTAAGGCAGTAACAAAACCATAAAGACTTTATCATGGTATTGTATTTGTACTCTAATGAAATCTATGCTATACAAGCCTTATTATAAATAAACGATGCTTAAAGATGATTGATCTCAAACATTTACCTTCACAACAAGTAAGCCGATTAAGGTACATAGAGTTTTGCCTAAGATTTCTAGGTAGCTTTACCAGAGCTGATCTTATTAAGAAGTTTGGGATAGGAACTGCGGCTGCAAGTAGAGATATTGCTGAATATAAAAATCTGATGCCAAACAACATCTCTGATTCATCAAATTCAAAAAACTATTTCTTAAGTGAGGATTGGAAAGAGCTATTCAAATTCAAATCTTCAGAGGTTTTAGCACAACTTACAGGAAATGAAATTCAAGCTAATACAAAGTCTTATATATCGAGTGAAGTGATCGATATTATTGATGAACCTGATATTGAGGTTGTTACAGCAATAACTAAAGGAATTCTTCAACGAGCTCCTATTAAATGTGAGTATTTCTCCAACTCAAGTGGTGCAAGTGAAAAAATACTAATTCCACACTCTTACATGTTTAATGGTTCAAGATGGCACTTAAGGGCTTATGATAGAACAAAGGGTCGATTTGCCGATTTTGTAATTTCTAGATTTAAAAGTGCTCATACTATTGAAGAACCAGTATTGCCTAAAGAGCTTCAGAACGAAGATGTTCAATGGAATCGTCAAGTCGATTTAGAAATTATTCCTCACCCTAGCTTAAAAGATTCAAGTGGCGTTTTAAATGAATTCAACATGACTGATGGGATTCTTCACAAACGAGTACGAGCATCATCAGTTGGTTACTTACTTCAAAAGTTATATGTTGATTGCTCAAAAGATCCTATCGTTGAAGAACATTACTTTAGATTAAAACTTAAAAATCGCTTGGCATTATACGGAGTAGAAGGTCTCCACCTAGCTCCTAATTTTGATGGATTTAATGATTAATTTTTTAGTTAGTTGTATTAGCTAACAGTTGATACAACTAACTATTCATTTATCAACATCATATCAATTTAAACGCTTTAGTGAAGTTTTTAGGGTGTTGATGAAACCTTACATGGCCTTTGGCATTCAATCGTTTTCGTATTTGTCTGAAAAGTGGCGTGATATAACCCCAATTACCAACTCTTGAAAAATAAATGACGTAGTCAATTTTTGCGTCACCCCATTTATTTTCTACTAGATTTTCTTCATCATTGGTTTCAATTGATTTAACTTGGATGCGATAAAAATCATCGCCATCAGAGATAACAAAATCGGTTTTTAAACCATGATCTATCATGGGAAGAAAAACATCCCAACCATCATTGAGCAGCCAGCTTGCTGCTAGTGTTTCATATGAAAGGCTTTTGTAATGTTTTAAAGATTGGTTTGCTGGAGTTGAGTTTTTTACAGGCATAGTTATATCCGATATAAATTAATGCCGCAGGCCAGTAGGAACCTCTATATGCTGCGAACCCGGTATCGTACTCGATTACCGCCAATTTAATATCACCATACAACCTAAAGAGTTTGTATCTAATAGAAAGGCTGCCAGCCTTGCAATTTCCCGTAACGGGTAGCATGCATAAATGCTATTATCAGACGTAACCGCCTGTGATAAAGCTTGAATGTAAATTAGCAAAAGGTGAGGTTATCTTCAACCCTTACACTTAAAGTAAGAGTTGTGAGTACTTCAAACCCTAATACTCTATAGTTGCAAACCACGGGCGAAATTATTTCCCTTGAAAAACTACCTTTTTGAAAAAATCACTCCCAGAATAGAGCGTGAAAACCTTACCAGAAGCTTGCAGTTCTCCTGACTGATATAGTGGAACAATGACTTCTTTATATATTGAGTCTAGTTTTTCTATTGGTGTGTTATCTGAGTTTCCCATCCCTGCATAATACCCTAGATGAAAAGAACCATCGTCTTGAGATACTAGTAGGTTAGGAGTACCAAATTCATCACTGCTCCACTCTTTAAGCTTGCTTATGTGTAGTGGTCAAGTTAAATTGGCCACAGTTTTATAGTTTTGCCAGTATCTTTCTTCTGACTCGTTTGGCGACAAACCACCATTATGCTGATGTGGCCTGACTTGGCTGTAATATCCAATAATATATTTCGTTATTTCTAACTTAGCTTCCTTGAAACTACTGTAACCCGTTGTTGGAATCCATTCCGTTTTTAAACTTCTGAAGAAACGCTCCATTGGAGCATTGTCCCAACAATTCCCGCGGCGACTCATGCTTTGTTTTATCTTATAGCGCCATAATCTTTGTCTGAATTTACGACTGGTATAATGGCTCCCCTGGTCACTATGGAACATGAGGTTTTGCGGACGTCCTCGCAGTTCATAAGCCATCGTCAAGGCCTTAACGGTTAACTCGCTGTCTGGAGAGTGGGATATGGCCCACCCAACAGGTTTTCGTGCGAATAGGTCGATTACAACCGCTAAATATGCCCAACGATTTCCTGTCCAAATGTAAGTAACATCACCAGACTTGATTTGGCTCCACAACGTCAAACTGTCGCTCGAGCAAATTAGGAATGGCTATATGCTCTTTCGATGCTTTCTTATAGGCATGCTGCGGCAGTTGGCAACTGACTAACCCAAGCTTTTTCATGAGCTTACTGGCTCGGTAACGACTCAACGTGAGGTCACTGTCGTCTTGAGTGACTATCTCGCTAATGGTTCTCGCTCCAGCAGAGCGACCGCTTAACTCATGTGCTTCTTCTACTTTATTGAGCAACGTACGTTGCTCAATCGAAGGAGACTTATCGCGTTGTTGCCAATACTTATAATTGCTGCGATGAACACCAAATACGTCGCATAACACTTTCACTGGATATTGGCTTTTTTGGCTCTTATTGAGTTTTTCGATTATTTCGAATTGTTCAGTGAGTCCGACATCAACAGAGCGCTAGCCTTTTTTAATATTTCTTTCTCTAACTCAATGCGTTCGATTTTTTTCTCAAGCTCACGTATTTTGAGTTGCTCTGGCGTCATTGGTGTCGCCTTCGGCGACTTACCTTGACGTTCTTCTTTTAGCTGTTTCACCCATTTACTAATGGTTGAATAACCTAAACCCATCGCCTTGGATGCTTCTTCATGGGTATAACCATGATCAATAACCAACTGGGCGGTTTCTAATTTAAATTCGGGGCTAAAATTCTTACGCGACTTCTTAGTCATTTAATTCACCTAATATTGCTATGAACGGATCATAACATCCTCTAATTAGGTGGCCAAAATAACTATGCCACTACAAACCCATAAAGGATGAAGTCAACAAACATATCAAATCAGTATTGTCAGAATATAATCTTGAATTAGAAGAATTAAGTGAGCAATTGTTAGGCTGTGTTGATTTAGATGATATATACACCAGTATGGTAGATAGGTACTCAGGGAGAGAACATGACTTTAGCAGTGATAGTGAGAAGGATTCTCATCACTCTCTAGATGAAATTGACGACCTTTTTGAGAGACCAAATTTATAAATAAAAGGCGAGCTATTAAGCAGAGCCTTTCAGTTAACGTGTTGATAAATGTTAGCTGAACAACAAAAAATGTCCTATAATTAATCAGTTACGGTTGTTATAGGGCTTTTTTTATGCTTAAAAAATCTTCAGAGGGGAAAAAAGAGAAAATAATACCTGAAACCTTTGATGGTATTCAGGTGAATTGCTGTAACAATCCTTTGTGTATAAACTACGGTGTTGACCCTCATTACAATAACATAATAAAAAAGAGAAAGTCATCATCTTCTGTATATAAAGTTCAGGCATCGGGTAAAAACTCCCCTGTAATCTTCTGTGATCAATGTCTTTCAAGAGTTCCTATCAAAAGCAACAAGAGTCTTTCAGAAGAGTTTAATAGGATAAATAAATTTAGAGTTGTGGCTAAAACTTGTTGCCCTACAATTGATTGCCCAAATAACAATATCGACATTGCAAATTCTGATTCGTATCGTTTTTACGGCAAAACGGCTGCTGGCTCTCAGCGATACCAATGCCTATCCTGCAAGAAAGTCTTTTCAAAGCCGAATAAAAGAAGAAAGCAAAGAGTAAGCCATAAAAATCGAACTATTTTTAAAGCTATTGTTGCTCAAGTTCCTGTCCAGGGAATTCTTGAAATAGCAGAAATAAATCCAGAAACTTTCTACAACCGAGTCGGATGGATCTATGAAAAGGTTCAAGAGTTTATGGGAGAAAGGGAACTTAAATTTTCGGAAACAGGATGTGACAGGCTTTATTTATCTTGCGATAGGCAAGTTCAAACGGTCAATTGGCCTGAACGAAAAGATAGAAGAATTATTCAGCTTTACGGACTAGCCACTGTTGATAATAGAAGTCGATATGTCTTTGGTTGGGATTTTAATGTTGACCACGATATTTCTCAAGAAGCTATTCTTAATGACCCGATTCTTGAGCTAGAAAAGGATAAAAGACCACAGCATCGAAAATATGCTAGGTTGTGGCTTCCTGATGAATTTAAACAGCAAGAAACTGAATTTTTAGAAAAGGCTTTACACGAGAAAGATCCTAACCCTTTAAAGCTAGATGTAGATAGTCCAGAATACCAAATATGGCTTACGGAATATAAGCATTCTATTCAACTTAACTTAGATGCTATTGATGAGCCAAATGGTGATGTTAGATTGCCAAAACAGGGTATGTTAGTTCATAGCGACTACTCTACATATGCCCACTTTCTTGCCAATAAAGAAATGTTTAAATCAGTTGAAAAGGTTCGATTCTTCGTTGATAGAGAGCCTTCAATACGGAACGCTATTAATATAATTTTTAATGACCGAATTACTGCCAGAACTGCTGATGGTTGGTTTGTTGCCAATGGTAAGAACATCTCTGTAAATCAAAGAACATACATGATTAAACAATTTGAAAGGCAGATGCAGTTAAAAACAGGAATCGCATGGAAAGACTTAGATAACACCTCAAAATATCAACTTATCCAAGAGCTTTACCGTCATGAAATTGAAAACCAAATTCCAATCGAAAATGGTAGCCGAAAAACTTGGGTAAGGTGTCCTATACCAACCATGTACGAACCGCAAAAAATGGTAAGAATGTTTACTGACTTAGGAGATTACAGTGAAGAACATATGATTAATCTTTACCACAAGGCAAGTCTTCATGGTGTTGAGGGTTTCTTTAAGGTGGCTAGAGATAAAATTCGTATGTT
Encoded proteins:
- a CDS encoding helix-turn-helix transcriptional regulator, which codes for MIDLKHLPSQQVSRLRYIEFCLRFLGSFTRADLIKKFGIGTAAASRDIAEYKNLMPNNISDSSNSKNYFLSEDWKELFKFKSSEVLAQLTGNEIQANTKSYISSEVIDIIDEPDIEVVTAITKGILQRAPIKCEYFSNSSGASEKILIPHSYMFNGSRWHLRAYDRTKGRFADFVISRFKSAHTIEEPVLPKELQNEDVQWNRQVDLEIIPHPSLKDSSGVLNEFNMTDGILHKRVRASSVGYLLQKLYVDCSKDPIVEEHYFRLKLKNRLALYGVEGLHLAPNFDGFND
- a CDS encoding DUF2188 domain-containing protein, whose amino-acid sequence is MSGKNQHVVPHDSGWAVKGAGNSKATSVHSTQAEAAAQARSIAQNQGSEMLIHGKNGQIREKNSYGNDPYPPKG